The following coding sequences lie in one Pristis pectinata isolate sPriPec2 chromosome 20, sPriPec2.1.pri, whole genome shotgun sequence genomic window:
- the strip1 gene encoding striatin-interacting protein 1 homolog isoform X3 → METGGGPLPVGPGPGLGTAPVPATTPPANNSFGKPRALPKGREFFRNQRKDSEGFSESPDLEFEYSDSDKWAAELSELYSYTEGPELHLNRKCFEDEFKTHVKDKKWTEVDISEHQAHAMRLLDGLEVTAREKRLKVARAILYMAQGTFGECNSEGEVQQWMRYNVFLLLEVGTFTALVELLSMEIDNSAACSNAVRKPAISLADSTDLRVLLNIMYLMVETIRQETDEDNPEWRAMRETFRADLGVSLYNNEPFSVMLFGMVTKFCSGHAPHFPMKKVLLLLWKTVLLSLGGFEDLQVLKVKKREALGLPPLPEDSIKVIRNMRAASPPASASDLIEQQQKRARREHKALMKQDNLDAYNEKDPYKTEDPREDDDENDDNDNSLETETFPLEREEVLPPPIPHPTCERLSLPKGLPWAPKVREKDIETFLESSRSKFIGYTLGSDTDTVVGLPRPIHESIKTLKQHKYIAIAEVQIKKEEEYLKKPLSAGDEEFDLTPAEVLYQGILPSLPQYMIALLKILLAAAPTSKAKTDSINILADVLPEEMPTTVLQSMKLGVDVNRHKEVIVKAISAVLLLLLKHFKINHIYQLPENTLTCCCQNNYEWTTCVLLRGHTCLVNK, encoded by the exons ATGGAGACGGGCGGCGGGCCGCTGCCTGTCGGGCCCGGACCTGGATTAGGGACGGCACCCGTGCCCGCTACCACACCCCCGGCCAACAACAGCTTTGGCAAACCCAGGGCCTTGCCCAAAGGCCGCGAGTTTTTCAGGAACCAGAGGAAAGATTCGGAG GGTTTCTCTGAGTCACCTGACCTGGAGTTTGAATACTCCGATAGTGACAAATGGGCAGCTGAGCTTTCGG aACTGTACAGCTATACGGAGGGTCCTGAGCTTCAcctgaacagaaaatgctttgaGGATGAATTCAAGACTCATG TGAAAGACAAGAAATGGACAGAAGTGGATATCTCAGAGCATCAGGCTCATGCCATGCGATTGCTGGATGGCTTGGAGGTAACTGCCCGAGAGAAGAGACTGAAGGTGGCTCGTGCCATACTGTATATGGCTCAAG GTACCTTTGGTGAATGCAACTCTGAAGGAGAAGTCCAGCAGTGGATGAGATATAATGTATTCCTATTGCTTGAAGTTGGCACCTTTACTGCATTGGTGGAGCTACTCAGCATGGAAATTGA CAACAGTGCTGCATGTAGTAATGCAGTAAGGAAGCCAGCAATTTCTCTGGCTGACAGTACAGATCTCAG AGTGTTGCTGAACATTATGTACCTGATGGTGGAAACAATCCGTCAAGAAACGGATGAGGATAATCCAGAATGGAGGGCAATGAGGGAGACCTTCAGAGCAGACCTAG GTGTATCCTTGTACAACAATGAGCCATTTTCAGTTATGCTGTTTGGAATGGTAACCAAGTTCTGCAGTGGCCATGCTCCCCATTTCCCTATGAAGAAGGTTCTGTTGCTGCTTTGGAAAACTGTATTG CTGTCATTAGGAGGCTTTGAAGACTTGCAGGTTCTTAAAGTGAAGAAACGTGAAGCACTTGGTCTCCCACCACTTCCTGAAGACAGCATCAAAGTTATCCGTAATATGAGAGCTGCCTCACCACCAGCATCTGCCTCAGACCTAATAGAACAGCAGCAGAAGCGAGCCCGCAGAGAGCACAAG GCACTTATGAAGCAAGATAATTTGGATGCTTATAATGAGAAGGACCCATACAAAACCGAAGATCCCCGTGAGGATGATGATGAGAATGATGATAATGATAACTCACTTGAGACAGAAACATTTCctttggaaagggaagaggttttGCCACCACCAATTCCTCACCCAACCTGTGAGCGTTTATCACTTCCAAAGGGATTGCCTTGGGCACCTAAAGTGAG AGAAAAAGACATTGAAACTTTTTTAGAATCCAGCAGAAGTAAATTCATCGGTTATACTTTAGGAAG TGACACTGATACTGTTGTTGGATTACCACGGCCCATCCATGAAAGTATCAAAACCCTTAAACAG CACAAGTACATTGCAATTGCCGAAGTCCAGATCAAGAAAGAGGAGGAATATTTGAAAAAGCCACTTTCTGCG GGAGATGAAGAATTTGACCTGACACCAGCTGAAGTTCTGTATCAGGGTATATTACCCAGTTTGCCTCAATACATG ATTGCCTTACTGAAGATCCTTCTGGCTGCAGCTCCAACCTCAAAAGCAAAGACTGACTCAATCAACATTCTTGCTGATGTCCTACCAGAAGAAATGCC TACCACGGTGCTACAGAGTATGAAGCTGGGAGTAGATGTCAACAGGCACAAAGAGGTCATTGTGAAAGCAATTTCTGCTGTCCTATTACTACTACTTAAGCACTTCAAAATCAACCACATCTATCAG CTCCCAGAAAACACATTGACCTGTTGCTGTCAGAACAACTATGAATGGACAACATGTGTTCTTTTACGGGGCCATACATGTCtcgtgaacaaataa